Genomic DNA from Parasteatoda tepidariorum isolate YZ-2023 chromosome 3, CAS_Ptep_4.0, whole genome shotgun sequence:
taaataaggctcacttccaaacaatattctttcaaatttgcagttatttaaatctaaaaattacagttattcGTCATTGAATTTTCCTcaacttacaaaataaatttttgataaattttgagtatgaataataaaaagaaattcaaactttttttgagattttatattttactacaaatataattccggtaacataacaaattattttattaactatttgacAGGTCCTATTTGATTCAAAGGGTTTAAGTCACAAAAACGTGTGATCGTGATTTAGTTTAACTCTTcgaatttcaagaattttgatTACACAAGAATAAGATCACACGATTTCTTCTGAGAaccatattttcatatttttacaagtttaataCCATATGTATGATCATAGttatttagtaagaaaaaaaatttaaatagttgcaCAGTATTCTAGGCctaattaaaatacgaaattagatagaaaaacgttcttttttttGATGAAGTACCTTTTCTTCGAAACAGATTTCGATTTTTGAccactaaaatataaagtttgacTGTAATCAAGAAAACATGGTCTAAATAGTTTAGTCTGCAATGTGGTCGGAAGTTTGGACTAATTtacgtttatttcatttttatgaatttcaccaaaacttgagaactttttaaacgaatcgaaaaatattttgcataattataaaattcgtttctcCAACtgtattttcatataattctaagcttacatttcagaatttttttttaagaagctgtatttttaaattttcctttctaagaaattatattgattttgttCACATTTTATATTGTGCCTTACATACcgtaaaatgatataaaaattacaccAACCTTACAATTCAGAGTTGTTTTGAGcattattaaatagttaataagctttattttatttagtaatgcTCGAAAAAACTCTTAATCGTAAGGTTGCTGTAATTTCTATGTAATTTTTCGGTATGTATGACAGAGTATAAAATGTGAACGAaatcaatgtaatatttttataagaaggaaaatttaaaaatacagcttTTAACGCATTTATAAAAGATTGATTTCATTCAGAGTTTATTCAGAgtgatattttttgtatcatttaaaattacctatAGGAATTCGATGGTTAATGTCCGTAATGAAAGACGACTAAATATGCATAACTAATAGTTCTTCCTTAAAACCATCTTCGGTAAAATTATAGCCATCCCGTTAGTATATTTAAATCCGAAATCCAGTTCTTTAGATATTCAAGactgaaaaaattgcttttgggTTAATCCTATTACTAAAAAATAGGACAcgcttttaagaaatttttattaacatgaagaaaaaagccacagaatattaaaaataaaagtatgttactcaatttttattcttaatttttctttgtctttttATTAAGAGTTTTCAGATCAGACGAAAATTCTCTGTTATCTCTATTTTCTTGGCGAAGTTAAAAGGATAGAAAATGAACAGACAGAGCTTTTGCCTCTGTACTCGCATCATCTTCACTTTTATGTTTCTGATGCGCCGCTGATTTGTCAGGTTGCATTGCTGATTTTTCTGATTGCTCTGTTGACTTATTTGGTGGCATTGTTGATGCTTTTGGTGGTTGCCTTTCAACATTTTCAATCGATTCCATGTGCACagtttccttttcatttttattcacttcCCATTTTTTAATGCCCATGGTGTAATACAAAATGGCAAAGAGAATAGCGTATGATACAGAGAGAGACAGTATATAGTGGGAAATATTAGTAATATCTTCTTCAACCATCTTTCCTAGCCATAAAGGTATAgtctaaaaaatatcaaatccaAGTATAACTTCCATTAATTCAAATTActagttaataaaaacaatcaattgaAACTAATGGATTCTTTTACTGCTTCCGTGATTATACAGAGCAAGTGTAGTACTTAAAATCTTGCATCTagatttaagcatttaaaaattcataagaagCAATAGTACTGCAGTATACACTACAAGACAAGctctttagtaattttattatttgctgtAAGTGCGCAATACTCATCTACGagatttgtaacaaaatattcgATAACTAATTTTTAGTAATCATGATCACTTTTAATTGTACTATgcacaaaataagaaatgaaccttctaaataacttttgatttaatgatcagatcttaacgttctaagactcaatcttgtTTCGAAAgcgtgacctcaaatatactacaTACTTTAAAAGCGAATTGagttagttccgtcaaaaagtcctcctcgatgCCAAATTTCTTTGAATACTTGAtacaagagtttccttgtcacctggattgggtttaaaattaaaaggctaaggagttgaacattgttaATTATATACTCATAATTGCTTCGGCTGTCCAATGACGgttgtaacataaaataaaatatggtccttatttaatttatataaaatgataatacaATCAAATTACAAGGTAGAACGTCTGTTTAAGCAGCAAATAAGAATCctcaaacttgttttaaaagataCAATAATGACGTTAATGAAAACGAAACCCTTATTATCTATTCATTCAGTTTCGATTTGTTTACGCACAAAATGCACATAAACACATTACATAACCCATAGATTGCGAAACACCTAGTCTGAAAGTTACATACCATTTCTGCCAAATAGCCTGCAATGAATAAAATGGCCATCATTTTAGCTGAAATGGGAATATATTGGTGAAGATATAAGAAAGTTGTAGGATAAATACACGAAGCTCCAAACGCTACCAGTCCACTCATAACACATATCATAGTATGGCTCTGGAGGTCGTGTACAAGCTGTAAGGCTCCAGCACACAGTAGTACAAATATGCCAAAACCAATTATTTGAGCTGATGAGagtctataaaataaatttcatatggCTTGAATTGAAATAAGAGCATTAAGAAGAATAAGGTTAGATCTAAAAAATTCGTTAGtaacaaaagtttaataaatgcattttagtttTAGATCAGGATTAATTCACGAAttcaaaattcagttaaaagaaaattcaagagGATGAAAATGTATGATTTGCTGCGTTCTCCTAAGTTTGTTTCATTCTGTTTAACTGTAAAGAATTTCTTcctgaaaatatcttttctcaACATATTAAACTGTTTGCAATAAGAACCCTCAGAAGATAAGATTTTCAGATGTATatgcaaacaaaaaatgatATGCTGGCACGCAGAATAAAACATTGTTGTCTAAGTTTACAGCGAGTAGCCATAGATGAAgatgacagtttttaaaattggtatgAGAATAATTTAGCTAGTTTTCACACATTTCtaactttttctgtttttcttaatttaatttttcttatcatcgggcattttgaaatcatttggtattttttgttgcaatttcaTATAGCATTGTAAATTAccgagcaaatatttttttaaaagatacgtcttttttttgttttgttttttgtaaaaaaatatacttgttaTCAGGAAAAGTATGTCTACACTGagtaaaaaagtattgtcaaatctatcagaatatagtaaaatttactgtgtttctggctccatgggaacaccaaaatgctcggtaatttttgcctaaatgctttggtaataattttagttaaactaacaataaaatacagtttcataatctgtgataaagtttggtaaatgtggtaaaatttagaaattaattttaacatgataccttagagcatggcataaaaaccatttattcggttaaatttacttttcagttttgtttattactaaatatgtgATATTAAGACCTAAAATTTTAGAAGCCAAAATTTCCAATAAACCATtattatatgaaagaaaaaattaccaaattaaaagCGTATATTTTGGtaacttaaattgaaatacCGGTcagtaaaatttggttattattagttttaataccgtatatttttgtttcattaaaaacaattatagttTTCTCTTGAAAGAAAGACATTAGCACACAGTGCGGtaaatttaccagaatttcCTTACTTGTTTGAAAAggcaatttctttcaaaaaatgtgtcttaaagcataaaaaatattaatttaaaataaccctttaaaaaaacaacaagggcgtgattaaataaagaattctgcAAAGAGAGTCGGAatcttttaattagtttaaaatgaatttaaaaaaaattctgaaacacgGTGTggcatttatgttaaaataagaacattaaaaaaataatttttaaatttttaaaagtatatcttttgaaatgaatgcaaaataaaGCTATTACAACAAAAGAATTGAACTAGATCTCTTGAATCTTCTCTTTCAAATACTTTCTATTATTGTAAATACTTATTAGGAATAGATAAATAAGTTTCTTACTTCAAACTCAAAATCGTGCAAAAAAATCTTGCGAAAGCAAAAATTCCCCAATAGAGAGTGCCTGTATCCTGTAAGGCTGTCGTGTTCAAGGCCGCAATTTTTTCGAGGGAAGTCAAAATCATAGGATATCCAAAAGCTACAGCTGAAATCATACAGCTCAAGCATGttgtcagaataaaaataactgaaaagtaCACCAGGGGCATTTCCTGaaatatgtacatatttttaaaagaattatgtatCAAATAGCAgataaaaattgtgttaaatgtaaagtaaaaaagattatttttattcatttatgcaAAATTGCTTTTCAAGTATAAATAAATCTCGTTGaataaatgacaataaaaatacCGTTAGTGCTGTTTTCTCCATAGCatttaaatgtgaaaagttttattaaatatttctttactacaTTGTAAAACATtgcggatcaaattacagtataaaatagCGGACTTTCTacgcatcatccgtaaaatccatttttatattaaaatgttataccataatttttatcgcaatatttatttaattagcgTGCTTCAGTGGTTTTACGGTAATAATGACTGCAAAAAATTACGATTTCTCacattttttgttccgtaacatattccagtgaaaattgattttacggtaaaaacaACAGCAGCCTTAgttccggtactttttactgtaatttgatacagaatttaattcagaaaaattttctgaaacaaaaacataattttcgcTGAAATATGTTTAGTAGCagataaataattgtaatggtTGTAAAATAGGGaaaattattgttaagtttttatttttaaaaaaaaaaatgttatgtgAAAAGgctgtaaaaaaatagttctcatGGAGTGACGGATGATAGAAATATCGTTAATACTTTTATCTCTCagcatttaatgttaaaaatttttattaaataaactaaactataagttttatataatacgtaaaatatattaagtacaCATGTTAGatatctttttctaaaaaatataataattcccttaagtaatatatttagtaaaattcaaaagttttattgactgtaaagcattaaaaattagacaaaattttttaaaatatttttggtgtaAAAAAGCCgcgtcaaataaaaatatttctcatataTATATCCAATACAGCAAGAATATTCTATTACACTACTTCTTGTAAAATAGCatccactattttttttaatgcaatatcattaaaatttgtaattacagtaagataagATACACATAAGATTAAGAGTCTATAAATGTATTGttcagaatataaaataagaatcattAACCTAGAATATAcaactaacttttaaaattaatgtgtgtttgtaaatcaaacatactagtattacaaaaataacataagGACGAAATAGAACGACAATGCTTAACAGAACGGAAACTGGTAGAAATTATACATGTTAAAACCACTTAATACAGttcacagaaatttaaaaataaaatataattatctctattatacaattaaaagcATACGTATTTTAACAACGAACAACAAATAATTCAACGAAACCCCAATAAATTACTAACAACAATAAGGTTTCGCCGACGAATTCTCGATTACAAACGCTAACTTCTACATCGGTGTTTTcggaaagaaatataattctcGTTTTGTGTAAATGAGTGAGAATTTGGCGTAAGCTATTTAtgttataagtatttaaattaaaatcacgCCCTTTAGATCGTATATGAAAGTTTGATTTGGTGTTAATCCGGAATAATGTGTTCCTTCACACATTTTTCTGAGTTGTTCAAGATCATATTCAGAGAGATGTTACACCACAGTTTTTGCGGTGTAGTTAtggttaaagtaaaatttagctCTTGAAAAGCTTTTGTTTCAcatgatataatttatacagCTCTGATAAAACATTTATGCCATTGTCTTTTTGccctttagaaaaaaaaagattttcatatttaacaaaaactcCATCCTCTCCTAACCAATAATTCTATTTTCGATTAGTTTACCAAAAATACTTTGAGAATTAAATCTAGATTTCACCAACATGGTTATTTTCTCATCCAAGGCTTATCTAACTGCAGCAGGTGTTACTTTTCTCTGGGTATATTAAGTCAACTCCATGTATGTTTGAGAATTTATTTTGCTCTTGCAGATTTTATTCAATCTTTTCTTTTCGAcagatttttgaattaaaaggccttaaaaataaataccataaacatttgttttgaaaggtCTCGATATTTCTTCctctatttttatctatttccgAATTTTCCAATCGTTTTAAAGTACTGCTGTGATCTTAACTTTGTAAGCCATTATGTTTGCATTGACAAACTCATTCGCAGGATTCAAACTTCCTGTTAATTGAACATGGAGAGGTGGGTCATGGCACATGATACAATCTTACTCTCATGATTTTGTTTCCCTAACTCAAAGATTAAATACTTATGAAAGTCATAGAATGTTATCCATTAAAGCGAAGCGTATTCCATACTAAGATTCATTCCTGATAATTTGACTCAAACCAAGCAATCAGTTTAACTAAATGGATTATTTTGCctatttttaatgagttttgtGATTGGAGACTCAAAACTATTGATAGTTGCTGTAACGTATTGAAGATAAATCAAGTATGTGGAAAAAAGGAGTTTAGAAACCAAGTATGTGGAAAGGAGGAGTTTGTATTAGAATTTGGCCCAATAgccaagaaattaaaatacgaaaCTAAAACCGTAGTGaatcattctaaaataaataacaaaagacCTACCCTTAAAAAAcgaattaaagtaaaatgaaaggAGACAGAAAAGTTCAGTTTACTGTGTTCTGCTTAGAGAACTAAGatttagtacaaaaaaattctaacatttattTGCAAAGTTTGTCAACAGGTGGTGCTCTGATGGCTAGAGAATTTAAAGATTCCAAATAATATATCTGCAGGGGTAGATATTAGTTATCATCTCCTCAAACTGCCACCAAATAATTGCTGTAAATAATGGTTAGTttgataaaaactgttttgcatattttttcagcTAGTAGCGCCATCAACTGacgaaatttgtaattaattttgaaacttcgtACTAATATAACTCTTCAGCCTCCTCGGCACGGCACAGCATACTGTATATATCCTTCTCCTACtactttttgttgaattttcaattctttgatCTGTTTTGTGACATCGGGTAtgtttaaaagttacaaaaggaagcgtttttatttatttagatatttaagaTTCAGAtatttacaaattcagatatctAAGAAGATATACTCACTCgataatttatcttttgaaaCTCTGGTATGTAAAAATATGCATCCATCTGGGATTTGTGAAAGTAAAGAATAAAGCTCAACACCATCCACAAAATAGACACCAAAGCGAGAATTGCATTCTCACTATAGAACATAATATAATCAACACTGACTTCTTGAGAGATCTTATTTCTGGGGAAGCTGAATAATATATCATGAGAGTACCATGCCACTGAAAAGATGCCTAAAGCGTAAAAAAATTGGATGCCTTGAAAATATTGAGGACGATCACCGGgccataaaaataaacaatatgagCAGATATctacaaaggaaaaaataatttatcagtagTAATAATTGCCCCaatgacataaatttttcatagtactttatttatgcttaGATAAATACTCTGATATTTTAGTAGATTTGATAATAATACATAAGAGTTGAAGAATCTTATGTATTATTATCAAATCTACTAACAGTGTGTTCGTCAAGCGAGAGACTAATGATTTGACTTTAATCACATTAACCTTG
This window encodes:
- the LOC107446233 gene encoding sodium-dependent glucose transporter 1-like (The sequence of the model RefSeq protein was modified relative to this genomic sequence to represent the inferred CDS: added 99 bases not found in genome assembly) → MKSPVGGLVIVPKNHLKGKWIITLMMALSLAVTGAFRLVLLYVVVQKASILKLSTNYMELTYYVSFLSRASGSFSGGISFDYWTTPYEKQGNLSLNAQLLFVFALIMLPIRQPAFLIMTVIVCEFFLASLNTNICSYCLFLWPGDRPQYFQGIQFFYALGIFSVAWYSHDILFSFPRNKISQEVSVDYIMFYSENAILALVSILWMVLSFILYFHKSQMDAYFYIPEFQKINYREMPLVYFSVIFILTTCLSCMISAVAFGYPMILTSLEKIAALNTTALQDTGTLYWGIFAFARFFCTILSLKLSSAQIIGFGIFVLLCAGALQLVHDLQSHTMICVMSGLVAFGASCIYPTTFLYLHQYIPISAKMMAILFIAGYLAEMTIPLWLGKMVEEDITNISHYILSLSVSYAILFAILYYTMGIKKWEVNKNEKETVHMESIENVERQPPKASTMPPNKSTEQSEKSAMQPDKSAAHQKHKSEDDASTEAKALSVHFLSF